The nucleotide sequence GGCGACTCGCTGACCGCCAGCGATGGCAGTGCGTTGCTTCTGCACGCTAACACCTTGTGCGTGCACGGAGACAACGCCAGCTCCGTGGCGGCGGTGCAACGCATCCGCGAAGCGCTGGACCGGCAGAGTGCATCATGAAACTACGGGTGGAAGTGGTCGCGGTGGACGGCCTGATGGTGCGATTGTTCGATGATATCGCCGAGACCAACATGCCGTGGATGCTCGCCGCCAGTGAACGTCTGCGCGAGGTGTTCGCCGAGTACCTGATCGACTTGGTGCCGTCCTACACCACGCTGATGGTGCATTACGACATGTTGGCGCTGAACCCGGCGCAGGCTCGGGACCTGGTCAACGAGGCGCTGAACAATCTCTCCCCCGACGCCCGCTCGGTCGGCCAGCGCCATGTGCTGCCGGTGTGGTACGACCCCAGTGTCGGGCCGGAACTGAGCCTGTTGTCGAGCCGCAGCGGGTTGACGGTTGAGCAGGTGATCCGTCGCCACAGCGAGCATGAATACCAGGTGTTTGCCCTGGGCTTTGCACCAGGCTTTGCCTTCATGGGACTGGTGGACGAACTGTTGGCAGCGCCGCGCCTCGACACGCCGCGCAAGCGGGTGGCAGCGGGCAGTGTCGGCATTGCCGAGCGCCAGACCGCGGCGTATCCGCTGGTGTCGCCCGGTGGCTGGAACCTGATCGGCCGCACGCCGACGCGCTTGTTCGACCGCGAGCGTGACGGCTACAGCCTGATGCAACCCGGCGACACGGTGCGCTTTGTCGCCGTGGACCACGCCGAATTCATCGCATTGGGCGGCGACGACACCCCGCAGGAGGCCCTGGCATGAGCCGTTTATTGATCGAGGCCAGCACACCGCTGTGCCTGTTGCAGGACGGCGGCCGTTTCGGCGTCAGGCATTTGGGCGTGACTCAGGGCGGCGCGGCGGACTGGCTGTCGATGGCCTGGGCCAACTGGATGCTGGGCAATGCCCTGGACGCGGCGGTGGTGGAGATTACCCTCGGTGGCTTCACGGTGGTGGCCGAAGAGGATTGCGTACTGGCGCTGGCCGGGGCGGATCTCGGGGCGCGGCTGGACGGCCAGGCGGTGGCGTCGTGGCGCTACTTCAGCCTGCGCAAAGGCCAGACCCTGGCGTTGACCCAACCGGTACTCGGTGCCCGGGCCTACCTCGCGGCCCCCGGTGGGTTTGATGCACCGACGGTGCTGGGCAGCCGGGCGACGGTGGTGCGCGAAGCACTCGGTGGCCTGGATGGACTGGGGCGAGCGCTGAGTCGGGGCGAGCACTTGAGCTATTCAGGCCCGGTCACGCCTCGGCCGATGCCGGGCACGCTGATCCCGGATTTCCAGCAGACGCCACCGCTTGATCTGATCCTCGGCGCGCAGAATGGCGCATTCAGCGGGCGCAGCCTGTTCGATGCGTTCAATACGCCATGGACCTTGGACAGCCGCGCTGACCGCATGGGCATTCGTTTGCTCGGTACGTCGTTGGAATATCAGGGCTCGCCGATGATTTCCGAAGGCATCCCGCTCGGCGCCGTGCAGGTACCGCCGGACGGCCAGCCGATCGTGCTGCTCAACGACCGGCAGACCATCGGCGGCTATCCGCGCCTGGGTGCCTTGACGCCATTGGCCCTGGCCCGGTTGGCGCAATGCCTGCCGGGGACGCAGGTGCGGTTGCGGCCGGTGGTGCAGGAGGTTGCGCATCGGCAGCAGGTGGAGTGTTTGCGCCGATTCATGGACCGCTAGAAGCATCGCGAGCAGGCTCGCTCCCACAGGGGAACGCATTCCAAATGTGGGAGCGAGCCTGCTCGCGATGAGGCCCTGTCAGGCGGTAAAAATCTTACTTGGAAAGAAACCGCATCCCTTCCTCCAACCCCCGCAACGTCAGCGGATACATCCGGTCCTCCACCAATTCGCGCACGATGTTGGTCGAGGCGGTGTAGCCCCAGGTGTCCTTCGGGTAAGGGTTGATCCAGATGAGCTTCTTGTACTTCTCCATGAAACGCTGCATCCACACATAGCCCGCTTCCTCGTTCCAGTGCTCGACGCTGCCGCCGGCCTGGGTGATTTCATAGGGCGCCATCGCGGCGTCGCCGATGAAGATCACTTTGTAGTCGGCACCGTACTTGTGCAGCAGGTCCTGGGTCGAAGTGCGTTCCGAAGTGCGGCGCAGGTTGTTCTTCCATACCGACTCGTACACGAAGTTGTGGAAGTAGAAATACTCCAGGTGCTTGAACTCGGTCTTGCAGGCCGAGAACAGTTCTTCGCAGATTTTCACGTGGGCATCCATCGAACCGCCGATGTCGAACAGCAGCAACAGCTTGACGGTGTTGCGTCGCTCGGGGCGCATCTGGATGTTCAGCAGGCCGGCGTCCCGGGCGGTATGGTCGATGGTGCCGTCGATGTCCAGCTCTTCGGCCGCGCCCTGACGGGCGAACTTGCGCAGGCGGCGCAGGGCGATCTTGATGTTGCGGGTGCCCAGCTCCACCTGGTCGTCGAGGTTCTTGTACTCGCGCTGGTCCCAGACCTTCACGGCCTTGCCCTGGCGTTTGCCGGCGTCACCGACGCGGATGCCTTCGGGGTTGAAACCGCCGGAACCGAACGGGCTGGTGCCGCCGGTGCCGATCCACTTGTTGCCGCCGGCATGGCGTTCCTTCTGTTCTTCCAGGCGCTTCTTGAATTCCTCGATCAGCTTGTCGAGGCCACCGAGGGACTGGATCTGCGCGCGCTCTTCATCGGTCAGCGAGCGCTCGAATTCCTTGCGCAACCAGTCTTCGGGAATCAGCGCCTGGAGATGGTCGTCGAGTTTCTCCAGGCCATTGAAGTAAGCGGCGAACGCCCGGTCGAACTTGTCGAAATGGCGTTCGTCCTTCACCAGGATCGCCCGGGACAAGTAATAGAACTCATCCATGTCGGCGAAGATCACCCGCTGTTTCAACGCGTTGATCAGGTCCAGCAGTTCACGCACCGACACCGGCACCTTGGCGGCGCGCATTTCATTGAACAGGTTCAGCAGCATGGCAGTTGCCCTCGCGCTTGTTGACGAAGAGGGCTCAACGCGTGCCGCGACGGCTCATGAACGCCAGGCGCTCGAGCAACTGCACGTCCTGTTCGTTCTTGACCAGGGCACCGGCCAGCGGTGGGATGGCCTTGGTCGGATCACGCTCGCGCAGCACCGCTTCACCGATGTTGTCGGCCATCAGCAACTTGAGCCAGTCCACCAGTTCGGAGGTGGAAGGTTTCTTCTTCAGGCCCGGCACCTTGCGCACATCGAAGAACACGTCCAGCGCTTCGCTGACCAGGTCTTTCTTGATGTCCGGGTAGTGCACATCGACGATTTTCTGCAGGGTGACGCGGTCCGGGAAGGCGATGTAGTGGAAGAAGCAGCGGCGCAGGAACGCGTCCGGCAGCTCTTTTTCGTTGTTGGAGGTAATGATGATAATCGGGCGTTGCTTGGCCTTGATGGTTTCATCGGTCTCGTAGACATAGAACTCCATCTTGTCGAGTTCTTGCAGCAGGTCGTTGGGAAACTCGATGTCGGCCTTGTCGATTTCGTCGATCAGCAGGATGACCCGTTCTTCGGACTCGAACGCTTCCCAGAGCTTGCCCTTCTTCAGGTAGTTGCGCACGTCGTGGACCTTGTCCACGCCCAACTGCGAGTCCCGCAGGCGGCTGACCGCGTCGTACTCGTACAGGCCCTGGTGGGCCTTGGTGGTGGACTTGATGTGCCAGGTGATCAGGCGCGCGCCGAAGGACTGCGCCAGTTGTTCGGCCAGCATGGTCTTGCCGGTGCCCGGCTCGCCCTTGACCAGCAACGGCCGCTCCAGGGTAATGGCGGCGTTCACGGCCAGCTTCAGGTCATCGGTGGCCACGTAGGCGCGGGTGCCTTCGAACTTCATCTGCAATTCCTCAAGCGGTGTCGCCGGCCCGGTGAGGCGGGGCGCGCGAAATAATGTCGTGCCCGACTATAACGCGACGTCCCGCCGACTGTGAACGCAGACGCTGTATTCAGTCTCTGAATGGAGCGTCACATGTTGACTCAGTCTCGGCTGCTTGCCAGTATTGCATATCGCCAATTTGGCGATATGTTTGAGGCATGTCTACTAAATATCGATTCAAGAACACATATCGCATTCAACTGCGCGAACGGGACCACCCGCCGCCTCATGTCCACCTCACCGGTGGCGGGCTGGACGTGATGCTGAGCCTGGAAACCGTCGAAGTCATGATGGGCCGGGCGCCGCCGTTGATCATTAAGGAAGCACTGGACTGGGTCAGGGCCCACCAGGCGCAACTGCTGGAGGATTGGAAACGATGTTACCCATGAAGCGGCCCAGGCTGTTGGCCGTGCAAGCCGTGTTGCCATTCAGCCTGGAGCTGGTGTTCATCGACGGGCAGAGGCTGATGCTCGACTTGAGCGGCGATGTGCAACGTTACCCGGGGTTGCAGCCTTTGCTTGAGGAGGGTGCGTTTGCGGGCGCGACCCTGGGCGACGATGGCTGGAGCGTGGAATGGCCCGCGCTGGATATCCAGATCGGCGCCGATACCTTGTATCTGGACGCGCTGGCGCAAAACGCCGAGGACGAAAATACCCGTATCTTCATCGAGTGGCGCGCCCGCACTGGCCTGCCGTTGAACAAGGCCGCCGAAGCGTTGGGGGTCAGTGCACGCAGTATCAGCCGCTACAGCAGCGGTCGCGAGGCTGTTCCGCGTTCGCTGGCCCTGGCGTGCCTGGGCTGGGACTCGCTGCAGCGTGGAGCAGGGGTAGTGGCGGCAGAACCGACCGGCCGCTATACCGTCACCCGTAAACCGTAGTGGCCTGTGTGGCCACTAGTCCTTCGAGGGCGGTGGTTGTTCATAACGGGCGTTGAAGGCCTGGACGAAACCGTTGCGCAGGATCTGCAGGAAGGCTTCGAAGGCGCTGATGTCCTGTTGATGGACATTGCCGTTGAGTTCGACCCGGGTGGCGAACTGGTTCTTGCGCTGGTTCTTCAGGGCCGTTTCGCCTGCGCCGACCAATGCTTCCCAGATCGAGCGGAAAATGTTCTTTTTCTCGTTTTCCACGTCCTGCTGCCAATCGAACACGTCCACGTCCCGCAGGAGCGGTTTGATGTAGCCGCTGAGTCTGGCGTTGTTCGCCTCGGCCTCGATCACCAGGTCGCCATGGCCGGCGTTGAAGTCGAACTTGCCGTAGGCCGCGGCGAAATCGTTCAGGCGCTTGAGTTCGATGTTCCTGACCCGCAGGCGGAAATCGAAATCTTCGAAATTGCTCAGCGGGTCGAAGGTGGCCTGCATCTCCAGTGGAGCGTGTTCGGCCACCAGGGCCTTGCCCTCGAAGCGGGCGTCGCGCTTGCCTTCGGTGTCGACCACGTTGGTCAGGTTGTAGAAGCTGGCGTTGACGGCAGTGGCGCGCAGGTTGACCGGCGGCTGGGAGGTGAAATTGCGGAAAGTGACCTTGCCATCACTGATCCGCACTTCGTTGAGGGTGATGGGCAATAGCTTGCTCAGTTGCTCACGCCAGTTGGTGCCCTGGCCGGTCTGGGAGTTCTGCCGGTTGCCCCCGCCGTCGACGAAGTTCACTTCAGGGTGGGCGAATTCCACTTCGGCCACCACCGCGTGGTCGTACCACAGCGAGTGCCAGCTGACAGACAGGTCGACCAGCGGCGCGTCGACGAACGGTACCGGGACCTTGCCGTCGACCTTGACGATTTTCAGGCTGTTGATCCGGTAGGCCCCGCGCCACAGCGCCAGGTCTACGTCGGTGACCTGGCCGCGGTAATCGCCCATGTCGGCGAGTTTGTCGTTCAGGTAATTGCGCACCAGGTACGGCAACGTGAAATGCAGGGCCACCAGCACCGCAACAATGGCCGCGAGGGTCCACAGTGGCCAGCTGTATCGACGCTTCATGTCATTCAGTCTCCGGTGATATTAAAACCATTGACCGTTGCAGCAATGTGAACGTTCGGTGCAACTGGACGCCCTTGGGCAACAGGCATACCTTTAGGCGCTTGAATTCACGCAGCACTAAGGACCTAGTCATGAGCCGTATCTACGCTGACAACGCCCATTCCATCGGCAATACGCCACTGGTGCAGATCAATCGCATTGCCCCGCGGGGTGTGACCATCCTGGCCAAGATCGAAGGGCGTAACCCGGGTTATTCGGTCAAGTGCCGGATTGGCGCGAACATGATCTGGGACGCTGAAAGCACCGGCAGGCTCAAGCCGGGCATGACCATCGTCGAGCCGACCTCGGGCAACACCGGGATCGGCCTGGCGTTCGTCGCCGCTGCTCGTGGCTACAAGCTGATGCTGACCATGCCGGCCTCCATGAGCATCGAGCGGCGCAAGGTGCTCAAGGCCCTCGGTGCCGAACTGGTGCTGACCGAGCCGGCCAAGGGCATGAAAGGGGCCATCGAGAAAGCCGCCGAGATCGTCGCCAGCGACCCGTCCAGTTACTTCATGCCGCAACAGTTCGAGAACCCGGCGAACCCGGCGATCCACGAAAAGACCACCGGCCCGGAAATCTGGAACGACACCGATGGCGCGGTGGACGTGCTG is from Pseudomonas sp. B21-056 and encodes:
- the cysK gene encoding cysteine synthase A, producing the protein MSRIYADNAHSIGNTPLVQINRIAPRGVTILAKIEGRNPGYSVKCRIGANMIWDAESTGRLKPGMTIVEPTSGNTGIGLAFVAAARGYKLMLTMPASMSIERRKVLKALGAELVLTEPAKGMKGAIEKAAEIVASDPSSYFMPQQFENPANPAIHEKTTGPEIWNDTDGAVDVLVSGVGTGGTITGVSRYIKNTCGKPILSVAVEPESSPVITQALAGQEIKPSPHKIQGIGAGFVPKNLDLSMVDQVERVTDDESKAMALRLMQEEGILCGISCGAAMAVAARLAEKPEMQGKTIVVILPDSGERYLSSMLFSDLFTEQENQQ
- a CDS encoding DUF748 domain-containing protein; its protein translation is MKRRYSWPLWTLAAIVAVLVALHFTLPYLVRNYLNDKLADMGDYRGQVTDVDLALWRGAYRINSLKIVKVDGKVPVPFVDAPLVDLSVSWHSLWYDHAVVAEVEFAHPEVNFVDGGGNRQNSQTGQGTNWREQLSKLLPITLNEVRISDGKVTFRNFTSQPPVNLRATAVNASFYNLTNVVDTEGKRDARFEGKALVAEHAPLEMQATFDPLSNFEDFDFRLRVRNIELKRLNDFAAAYGKFDFNAGHGDLVIEAEANNARLSGYIKPLLRDVDVFDWQQDVENEKKNIFRSIWEALVGAGETALKNQRKNQFATRVELNGNVHQQDISAFEAFLQILRNGFVQAFNARYEQPPPSKD
- a CDS encoding biotin-dependent carboxyltransferase family protein; translated protein: MSRLLIEASTPLCLLQDGGRFGVRHLGVTQGGAADWLSMAWANWMLGNALDAAVVEITLGGFTVVAEEDCVLALAGADLGARLDGQAVASWRYFSLRKGQTLALTQPVLGARAYLAAPGGFDAPTVLGSRATVVREALGGLDGLGRALSRGEHLSYSGPVTPRPMPGTLIPDFQQTPPLDLILGAQNGAFSGRSLFDAFNTPWTLDSRADRMGIRLLGTSLEYQGSPMISEGIPLGAVQVPPDGQPIVLLNDRQTIGGYPRLGALTPLALARLAQCLPGTQVRLRPVVQEVAHRQQVECLRRFMDR
- a CDS encoding AAA family ATPase, whose translation is MKFEGTRAYVATDDLKLAVNAAITLERPLLVKGEPGTGKTMLAEQLAQSFGARLITWHIKSTTKAHQGLYEYDAVSRLRDSQLGVDKVHDVRNYLKKGKLWEAFESEERVILLIDEIDKADIEFPNDLLQELDKMEFYVYETDETIKAKQRPIIIITSNNEKELPDAFLRRCFFHYIAFPDRVTLQKIVDVHYPDIKKDLVSEALDVFFDVRKVPGLKKKPSTSELVDWLKLLMADNIGEAVLRERDPTKAIPPLAGALVKNEQDVQLLERLAFMSRRGTR
- a CDS encoding DUF4160 domain-containing protein; translated protein: MSTKYRFKNTYRIQLRERDHPPPHVHLTGGGLDVMLSLETVEVMMGRAPPLIIKEALDWVRAHQAQLLEDWKRCYP
- a CDS encoding vWA domain-containing protein, which encodes MLLNLFNEMRAAKVPVSVRELLDLINALKQRVIFADMDEFYYLSRAILVKDERHFDKFDRAFAAYFNGLEKLDDHLQALIPEDWLRKEFERSLTDEERAQIQSLGGLDKLIEEFKKRLEEQKERHAGGNKWIGTGGTSPFGSGGFNPEGIRVGDAGKRQGKAVKVWDQREYKNLDDQVELGTRNIKIALRRLRKFARQGAAEELDIDGTIDHTARDAGLLNIQMRPERRNTVKLLLLFDIGGSMDAHVKICEELFSACKTEFKHLEYFYFHNFVYESVWKNNLRRTSERTSTQDLLHKYGADYKVIFIGDAAMAPYEITQAGGSVEHWNEEAGYVWMQRFMEKYKKLIWINPYPKDTWGYTASTNIVRELVEDRMYPLTLRGLEEGMRFLSK
- the pxpB gene encoding 5-oxoprolinase subunit PxpB, which produces MKLRVEVVAVDGLMVRLFDDIAETNMPWMLAASERLREVFAEYLIDLVPSYTTLMVHYDMLALNPAQARDLVNEALNNLSPDARSVGQRHVLPVWYDPSVGPELSLLSSRSGLTVEQVIRRHSEHEYQVFALGFAPGFAFMGLVDELLAAPRLDTPRKRVAAGSVGIAERQTAAYPLVSPGGWNLIGRTPTRLFDRERDGYSLMQPGDTVRFVAVDHAEFIALGGDDTPQEALA
- a CDS encoding DUF2442 domain-containing protein — encoded protein: MLPMKRPRLLAVQAVLPFSLELVFIDGQRLMLDLSGDVQRYPGLQPLLEEGAFAGATLGDDGWSVEWPALDIQIGADTLYLDALAQNAEDENTRIFIEWRARTGLPLNKAAEALGVSARSISRYSSGREAVPRSLALACLGWDSLQRGAGVVAAEPTGRYTVTRKP